One genomic region from Ornithinimicrobium flavum encodes:
- a CDS encoding bifunctional RNase H/acid phosphatase, with the protein MTLRRALVVEADGGSRGNPGVGGFGALVRDARTGRLLAERAGPLGKVSNNVAEYTGLVEGLRAVLDLGLAQGATVEVRMDSKLVVEQMTGRWKIKHADMRRLALDARRLVDEVQSQDGSVEFTWIPRERNGAADALSNDGMDGRTVHRDHVRAAAGQSGADDDPDPWSELEEDEGTARGGGRAYHDRQLVRPTFGEAKAPVSDLLLSDETVPVLEGQTRLVLVRHGVTDFTVEHRLDGRGGADPSLNTTGLAQARAAARAVEALVGRSEPGPVTVVSSSLQRARQTGQAIADALGVEREEDADWDEQGFGDWDGRAMPELLSRYGQDLRRLRADPDYRRPGGESRRELDRRVAAALSRATARGGTVVVATHRIVLMSVLARLLGVDHERAWSIATAPASLSAVEVWPDGGVQVAFVNDTHHLYDPALDPGPAPVAMRILDSSLD; encoded by the coding sequence GTGACCCTGCGCCGGGCCCTGGTCGTCGAGGCTGACGGCGGCTCCCGAGGCAACCCCGGGGTGGGGGGCTTCGGCGCGCTGGTGCGGGACGCGCGGACCGGTCGGCTGCTGGCGGAGCGTGCCGGGCCCCTGGGCAAGGTCTCCAACAACGTGGCCGAGTACACCGGTCTCGTCGAGGGCCTGCGCGCCGTCCTGGACCTGGGGCTCGCGCAGGGGGCGACCGTCGAGGTCCGCATGGACTCCAAGCTCGTGGTGGAGCAGATGACCGGGCGGTGGAAGATCAAGCACGCCGACATGCGTCGGTTGGCGCTGGACGCCCGCCGTCTGGTCGACGAGGTGCAGAGCCAGGACGGGTCCGTCGAGTTCACCTGGATCCCGCGGGAGCGCAACGGTGCCGCCGACGCCCTGTCCAACGACGGCATGGACGGGCGGACCGTCCACCGTGACCACGTCCGGGCCGCCGCTGGCCAGAGCGGGGCGGACGACGACCCGGACCCCTGGTCCGAGCTCGAGGAGGACGAGGGGACGGCGCGGGGCGGGGGTCGGGCCTACCACGACCGGCAGCTGGTCCGGCCGACGTTCGGCGAGGCGAAGGCCCCCGTGAGCGACCTGCTGCTCTCCGACGAGACGGTGCCGGTGCTGGAGGGCCAGACCAGGTTGGTCCTGGTGCGCCACGGCGTCACGGACTTCACGGTCGAGCACCGGCTCGACGGCCGGGGCGGGGCCGACCCCTCCCTCAACACCACCGGGCTGGCCCAGGCCCGCGCGGCCGCGCGGGCCGTCGAGGCCCTCGTGGGGAGGTCCGAGCCGGGCCCGGTCACCGTCGTGAGCTCCTCGTTGCAGCGGGCCCGGCAGACCGGTCAGGCCATCGCCGACGCGCTGGGGGTCGAGCGGGAGGAGGACGCCGACTGGGACGAGCAGGGGTTCGGGGACTGGGACGGGCGCGCCATGCCCGAGCTGCTGTCCCGGTACGGCCAAGACCTGCGGCGGCTGCGTGCGGACCCCGACTACCGACGCCCGGGCGGGGAGAGCCGGCGGGAGCTGGACCGGCGGGTCGCGGCCGCACTGTCCCGGGCCACGGCCCGGGGCGGGACCGTCGTCGTGGCCACGCACCGGATCGTGCTCATGTCCGTCCTGGCCCGGCTGCTCGGGGTCGACCACGAGCGAGCGTGGTCGATCGCCACCGCGCCGGCCTCGCTGTCGGCCGTCGAGGTGTGGCCGGACGGTGGCGTGCAGGTGGCTTTCGTCAACGACACCCACCACCTCTACGACCCCGCCCTCGACCCCGGGCCGGCGCCGGTCGCCATGCGGATCCTCGACTCTTCGCTGGACTGA
- a CDS encoding zinc ribbon domain-containing protein — MKASPQMQARLLDLVDLDTTVNQLAHRLRTLPEQTDIDRMEARLPALQEAVVRTGTEVSDLQREVARAEAAVQLVRDRAARDRQRLESGTGSAKDLQALQHELESLGRRQGVLEDEELEVMERAESAEAAEREARGALDEHSARLAELRAVRDEKAAAIEAEKAEVEGGRTALTAELPADLLALYERLRAQLGSGAAALQQRRCGGCRLDINAVDLGRIRAAAEDEVLRCEECGRILVRTPESGL, encoded by the coding sequence GTGAAGGCGTCCCCGCAGATGCAGGCCAGACTGCTCGACCTCGTCGATCTGGACACGACCGTCAACCAGCTCGCGCACCGGCTCCGGACGCTGCCCGAGCAGACCGACATCGACCGGATGGAGGCGCGTCTGCCCGCCCTGCAGGAGGCCGTCGTCCGCACCGGCACCGAGGTCAGCGACCTGCAGCGCGAGGTCGCGCGGGCGGAGGCGGCCGTGCAGCTGGTGCGGGACCGGGCCGCGAGGGACCGGCAACGGCTGGAGTCGGGGACGGGCAGCGCCAAGGACCTGCAAGCCCTGCAGCACGAGCTGGAGTCCCTGGGGCGCCGTCAGGGTGTGCTCGAGGACGAGGAGCTCGAGGTCATGGAGCGGGCGGAGTCGGCGGAGGCGGCCGAGCGCGAGGCCCGCGGCGCGCTGGACGAGCACTCCGCCCGGCTCGCCGAGCTGAGGGCGGTGCGGGACGAGAAGGCCGCGGCGATCGAGGCCGAGAAGGCTGAGGTCGAGGGTGGACGGACCGCCCTGACCGCAGAGCTCCCGGCGGACCTCCTGGCGCTCTACGAACGGCTGCGGGCCCAGCTGGGCAGCGGGGCGGCAGCGCTGCAGCAGCGGCGGTGCGGCGGGTGCCGCCTGGACATCAACGCGGTGGACCTGGGCCGGATCCGGGCCGCGGCGGAGGACGAGGTGCTGCGCTGCGAGGAGTGCGGTCGCATCCTGGTGCGGACGCCGGAGTCCGGGCTGTGA
- a CDS encoding Nif3-like dinuclear metal center hexameric protein, giving the protein MDNSRATSSAPRLRDVVAVLEELYPPGTAQSWDRVGLAAGDPDQPVTTVLLAVDPTLDVVAEAVRTGADLIVAHHPLLLRGIHSVATTSAKGATIHDLLVNDVALYCAHTNADVADPGVGHALAAACGLAATRPLSVVEDQELGRVGELDRPVSLADFASRLAAALPPSAVGVRVSGPADAEVRTVALLGGAGDSAFDAVRSSGADVYVTADLRHHPALEAREESRARERAGGDGTPYLVDAGHWASEWLWLPGLRDLLAARLGDSVSLRISSVRTDPWDFVVGARGPREHVPDPSADRTTTGGMP; this is encoded by the coding sequence GTGGACAACAGCAGAGCGACATCGTCGGCGCCGCGGCTGCGGGACGTCGTGGCGGTCCTGGAGGAGCTCTACCCGCCGGGCACCGCCCAGTCCTGGGACCGGGTCGGGCTGGCGGCCGGTGACCCCGACCAGCCGGTGACGACCGTCCTGCTCGCCGTGGACCCCACCCTGGACGTGGTGGCCGAGGCGGTGCGGACCGGGGCGGACCTCATCGTCGCCCACCACCCGCTCCTGCTCCGCGGGATCCACTCGGTGGCGACCACCAGCGCCAAGGGGGCCACGATCCACGACCTCCTCGTGAACGACGTGGCGCTCTACTGCGCCCACACCAACGCCGACGTCGCCGACCCCGGCGTGGGCCACGCCCTGGCCGCCGCCTGCGGGCTCGCGGCCACCCGTCCCCTCTCGGTGGTCGAGGACCAGGAGCTGGGTCGGGTGGGGGAGCTGGACCGGCCGGTCTCCCTGGCGGACTTCGCCTCCCGTCTGGCCGCGGCGCTGCCGCCGAGCGCGGTCGGGGTGCGGGTCAGCGGCCCCGCGGACGCCGAGGTGCGCACCGTCGCCCTCCTGGGCGGTGCGGGCGACTCCGCCTTCGACGCCGTGCGCAGCAGCGGTGCGGACGTCTACGTGACGGCTGACCTGCGGCACCACCCCGCGCTCGAGGCGAGGGAGGAGTCCCGCGCGAGGGAGCGCGCGGGCGGGGACGGCACCCCATACCTCGTCGACGCCGGCCACTGGGCCAGCGAGTGGCTGTGGCTGCCCGGCCTGCGGGACCTGCTCGCCGCCCGGCTGGGGGATAGCGTGAGCCTGCGGATCTCCTCCGTGCGCACCGACCCCTGGGACTTCGTCGTCGGTGCCAGGGGTCCTCGCGAGCACGTGCCAGACCCGTCCGCCGACCGCACCACCACAGGAGGTATGCCGTGA
- a CDS encoding peroxiredoxin — protein sequence MTTPVRQPAPPAVGGRAPELCLPDQHGGMVRLSEAVADRHALLVFYPFAFSSICTGELLEIQLNIDEFVNDRVQVYGVSCDPPHALRAWAAHEGYRFPLLSDFWPHGEASRAYGVFDESSGMSVRGTFLVTLSMEVRWSLLHGPGEAREIGVLHEAVRDL from the coding sequence GTGACCACCCCCGTGCGTCAGCCGGCTCCGCCGGCGGTGGGGGGACGGGCTCCGGAGCTGTGCCTGCCGGACCAGCACGGCGGGATGGTGCGCCTGTCCGAGGCGGTGGCGGACCGGCACGCCCTGCTGGTCTTCTACCCCTTTGCCTTCTCCTCGATCTGCACGGGGGAGCTGCTGGAGATCCAGCTGAACATCGACGAGTTTGTCAACGACCGCGTCCAGGTCTACGGCGTCTCCTGCGACCCGCCCCACGCGCTGCGGGCCTGGGCGGCGCACGAGGGGTACCGGTTCCCCCTGCTGTCCGACTTCTGGCCGCACGGTGAGGCCAGCCGGGCGTACGGCGTCTTCGACGAGAGCTCCGGCATGTCGGTGCGGGGAACCTTCCTGGTGACCCTCTCGATGGAGGTGCGGTGGAGCCTGCTTCACGGGCCGGGCGAGGCACGCGAGATCGGCGTGCTGCACGAGGCCGTGCGCGACCTGTAA
- a CDS encoding DUF3052 family protein, giving the protein MKGHTKDHEQVDGVADGPLLSGLRRLGLRPGQVVVEFGYDDDVDEDVREAAEALAGSAIEEDDYDGVVDVVLLWWRDGDGDLADELVDALTGLEEGGSIALLTPGPGRGDRVPAHDVQEACTVCSLSASGAVPLGGWVGQRLVGRR; this is encoded by the coding sequence ATGAAAGGGCATACGAAAGATCACGAGCAGGTCGACGGGGTGGCCGACGGCCCCCTGCTGTCGGGGCTGCGCAGGTTGGGGCTGCGGCCGGGGCAGGTCGTCGTCGAGTTCGGCTACGACGACGACGTGGACGAGGACGTCCGGGAGGCCGCCGAGGCGCTCGCCGGGAGCGCGATCGAGGAGGACGACTACGACGGCGTCGTCGACGTGGTGCTGCTGTGGTGGCGCGACGGGGACGGGGACCTGGCCGACGAGCTGGTCGACGCGCTGACCGGTCTGGAGGAGGGCGGCTCGATCGCGCTGCTCACCCCCGGCCCCGGCCGGGGGGACAGGGTCCCGGCCCACGACGTGCAGGAGGCGTGCACCGTCTGCTCGCTCTCCGCCTCGGGGGCGGTCCCCCTGGGCGGATGGGTGGGTCAGCGGCTGGTGGGCCGACGGTGA